The following proteins are co-located in the Hypomesus transpacificus isolate Combined female chromosome 23, fHypTra1, whole genome shotgun sequence genome:
- the cfap91 gene encoding cilia- and flagella-associated protein 91 isoform X1: MSFSVTRTFHKQHEGNTGFRQQRVHDYLYDPVYTVSGEIDHARASFKAHASVDRVRRVPEFGSMFSHLPHYPRYALCLDTTDPVPAFIDRRWRGHTERRKETLQQLAGTLPGGHLHARGTEHGSVTGAERWKFFKRPLIPFSQQVPADVVFALPKAKSYSTEEKGTERPLTPVQRTVGVQTDYRDSEAQTDPYTPEYVVRPGTAPPELLTLATLTWGRGLPAGLAEVEMIERARAKRAWEATLPPLNDLSQLDKRRRMMDQMERKEWAFREDEIQKLQEARLALLMELLQQREESQEETKVQRLDLKYSQLQADKQARLQKIHNNYVLSLRKLTAKRRNVEGKLECRDIIRDYTDYSSQTYAPLSRMGLFLDRPSQSHVVRSRYHDTYEGLVELEAGLPASVMEPRVKAPKPKTSKGFLKCSARREMELMKTHQALKEKKERVEEKKPLRFLFKREKPAPRPETPVVDEPPHGDEERELAVIFLQKLLRGRSIQNQMFEGKEKRLELIQELRTTHALQREEQELQKADMQLTLALQRQRDAHTHTASAVEGYQAGVAGAELVDMLDFLSKELIRLQEERRIHAFTLLAERDRRLREAEESGRRQVEERRRREEDEIFRQVVRVHQETVDLYLEDIILGTLEQTADEQAREEIRRQAQEVNNIAHALEDIRSNLQSEEIVAELVYSFLIPEVQKTSVMDRVRQSQRRHLQAAHQIIHGASDSSGAPLGPLGTPRPSSPSDRASRRLLEEMLCQVQQHEEQERGANREEK; the protein is encoded by the exons ATGAGTTTTTCTGTTACTCGCACCTTTCATAAACAACATGAAGGAAATACAGGTTTTAGACAACAGCGTGTGCACGACTACCTGTATG ACCCCGTGTACACAGTGTCTGGAGAAATCGACCATGCAAGGGCGAGTTTCAAGGCACATGCATCTGTGGATCGTGTG AGAAGAGTTCCAGAATTTGGGTCAATGTTCAGCCACCTACCGCACTACCCACGCTATGCACTGTGTCTGGACACTACTGACCCCGTGCCTGCCTTTATCGACCGCCGCTGGAGAGGGCACACAGAGCGACGCAAGGAGACACTGCAGCAGCTGGCTGg aaccCTCCCAGGTGGTCATCTCCATGCCAGGGGGACTGAGCATGGCAGTGTAACGGGTGCTGAACGTTGGAAGTTCTTTAAACG ccccctgatTCCGTTCTCCCAGCAAGTCCCAGCAGATGTGGTGTTTGCCCTACCAAA AGCTAAATCCTACTCAACTGAGGAGAAGGGTACTGAGAGGCCGCTCACACCAGTCCAGCGCACGGTGGGGGTGCAGACTGACTACAGGGACAGTGAGGCCCAGACGGACCCCTATACTCCAGAGTATGTGGTACGACCTGGAACTGCCCCCCCAGAGCTGCTGACTCTGGCCACACTGACCTGGG GTCGGGGTCTGCCGGCGGGCTTGGCCGAGGTGGAGATGATCGAGCGGGCACGGGCCAAGAGGGCCTGGGAGGCCACGCTGCCCCCCCTGAACGACCTGAGCCAGCtggacaagaggaggaggatgatggaccagatggagaggaaggagtgGGCCTTCAGGGAGGACGAGATACagaa GCTGCAGGAGGCACGTCTGGCCCTGCTGATGGAGCTCCTGCAGCAGAGGGAGGAATCGCAGGAGGAGACCAAGGTGCAGAGGCTGGACCTGAAGTACTCCCAGCTCCAGGCGGACAAGCAAGCGCGCCTACAGAAGATACACAACAACTACGTCCTGT CGTTAAGGAAGCTGACTGCAAAGAGGAGGAATGTGGAGGGGAAGCTGGAGTGCCGTGACATCATCAGGGACTACACAGACTACTCGTCCCAGACATACGCACCTCTGTCACGTATGGGCCTGTTTCTTGACCGTCCCTCCCAATCCCACGTGGTCAGGAGCCGCTACCATGACACCTACGAAG gtctggtggagctggaggcaggACTTCCTGCGTCTGTGATGGAGCCAAGAGTGAAAGCTCCCAAACCCAAAACCAGCAAGGGCTTTCTAAAATGCTCGGCACGCAGAGAGATGGAGTTAATGAAGACACACCAG GCTCTGAAGGAAAAGAaggaaagggtggaggagaagaagccTCTTCGTTTTCTCTTCAAGAGAGAGAAGCCTGCACCCAGACCAGAGACCCCAGTGGTGGATGAGCCCCCTCAT ggggatgaggagagagagctggccgTCATCTTCCTGCAGAAACTGCTGAGGGGGAGAAGCATTCAGaaccag atgttTGAGGGGAAGGAGAAGCGTCTGGAGCTGATTCAGGAGCTGAGGACGACTCACGCCctgcagagagaggaacaggagctgcAGAAAGCAGACATGCAGCTCACGCTAGCCctgcagaggcagagggacgcgcacacacacacg GCGTCCGCGGTGGAGGGTTACCAAGCCGGCGTTGCGGGGGCGGAACTAGTGGACATGCTGGACTTCCTCTCAAAAGAGCTGATTCGCCTGCAAGAGGAGCGCAGGATCCACGCCTTCACGCTATTAGCTGAGAGGGACCGCCGCCTCCGTGAAGCTGAGGAAAGTGGGCGGAGACAGGTGGAGGAGCGCAGACGACGGGAGGAGGACGAGATAttcagacag GTGGTAAGGGTACATCAGGAGACGGTGGACCTGTACCTGGAAGACATTATCCTGGGGACCCTGGAGCAGACGGCTGACGAGCAGGCCAGGGAGGAGATCCGCAGGCAGGCCCAGGAGGTCAACAACATTGCCCATGCTCTGGAGGACAT cagAAGCAATCTCCAGTCAGAGGAGATAGTAGCAGAGCTGGTGTACAGCTTCCTTATCCCTGAAGTCCAAAAGACGAGCGTTATGGATCGAG TGCGTCAGAGCCAGCGTAGACACCTGCAGGCAGCCCACCAAATCATCCACGGAGCCTCCGACAGTTCCGGAGCCCCTCTTGGCCCACTGGGAACCCCacgaccctcctccccctcggacCGAGCTTCCAGACGTCTCCTGGAGGAGATGCTCTGCCAGGTTCAGCAGCAtgaggaacaggagagaggagccaACAGAGAGGAGAAATAG
- the nr1i2 gene encoding nuclear receptor subfamily 1 group I member 2 isoform X2 has translation MSKGNFSEQTPCQSTAEEEEEEEEEEEEEEEEESKICQVCGDQATGYHFNAMTCEGCKGFFRRSMKRIMPLRCPLQKKCVITKNNRRQCQACRLRKCQAIGMLKELIMSDEAVEKRRRGIKRKRLGRAPVLLTPQQEAIIQELVTAHHNTFDITFSCFNGFRPIDRNLNPMFPYNQSASQAVTRQTGYCRSEEESASKSSSPSLTSSSSLTSSSSPTSSFLSSPFTLIDGEDKGAGVGAEKTTVFSTLPHVADLTTYMIQNIISFAKGLPSFRALAIEDQISLLKGATFEMSQIRFNMLFNSRTGMWECGPLTYCMDDAVRAGFQRHLLDPLMRFHYTLKNLGLQEVEYVLMKAIALFSPASL, from the exons ATGAGTAAGGGCAACTTTAGTGAGCAGACCCCCTGTCAAAgcacagcagaggaggaggaggaggaagaggaagaggaagaagaagaagaagaagaagagtctAAGATCTGCCAGGTGTGTGGTGACCAGGCCACCGGCTACCACTTTAATGCCATGACCTGTGAAGGCTGCAAAGGTTTCTTTAG GCGAAGTATGAAGCGCATCATGCCATTGCGCTGCCCCCTCCAGAAAAAGTGTGTCATCACCAAGAACAACCGCAGGCAGTGCCAAGCCTGCAGACTCCGCAAGTGCCAGGCCATAGGCATGCTCAAAGAAT TGATTATGTCTGATGAGGcggtggagaagaggaggaggggcatcAAAAGGAAGAGGCTGGGCAGGGCTCCTGTCCTTCTCACACCCCAACAGGAAGCCATCATACAGGAACTGGTCacagcccatcacaacaccttCGACATCACCTTCTCCTGCTTCAACGGGTTTAGA CCCATTGACAGAAACCTCAACCCCATGTTCCCATACAACCAGTCCGCAAGCCAGGCAGTCACTCGTCAGACAGGCTACTGCAGGAGTGAAGAAGAATCAGCCTCCaagagctcctccccctccctaacctcctcctcttccctaacctcctcctcttccccaaccTCTTCCTTTTTGTCATCCCCTTTCACGCTGATTGACGGGGAGGATAAGGGGGCAGGGGTTGGAGCAGAGAAGACCACTGTGTTTAGCACACTGCCTCACGTGGCCGACCTCACGACCTACATGATCCAAAACATCATCAGCTTTGCTAAAGGACTCCCGTCCttcag gGCTTTGGCGATTGAGGACCAGATCTCTCTGTTGAAAGGAGCTACGTTTGAGATGAGTCAGATCCGGTTCAACATGCTGTTCAACTCCAGGACTGGTATGTGGGAGTGTGGGCCACTCACCTACTGCATGGATGACGCTGTCAGAG CTGGTTTCCAACGCCACCTGCTGGACCCTCTCATGCGCTTCCACTACACACTGAAGAACCTGGGGCTGCAGGAAGTGGAGTATGTCCTCATGAAGGCCATCGCCCTCTTCTCTCCAG CTTCGTTGTGA
- the cfap91 gene encoding cilia- and flagella-associated protein 91 isoform X2: MSFSVTRTFHKQHEGNTGFRQQRVHDYLYDPVYTVSGEIDHARASFKAHASVDRVRRVPEFGSMFSHLPHYPRYALCLDTTDPVPAFIDRRWRGHTERRKETLQQLAGTLPGGHLHARGTEHGSVTGAERWKFFKRPLIPFSQQVPADVVFALPKAKSYSTEEKGTERPLTPVQRTVGVQTDYRDSEAQTDPYTPEYVVRPGTAPPELLTLATLTWGRGLPAGLAEVEMIERARAKRAWEATLPPLNDLSQLDKRRRMMDQMERKEWAFREDEIQKLQEARLALLMELLQQREESQEETKVQRLDLKYSQLQADKQARLQKIHNNYVLSLRKLTAKRRNVEGKLECRDIIRDYTDYSSQTYAPLSRMGLFLDRPSQSHVVRSRYHDTYEGLVELEAGLPASVMEPRVKAPKPKTSKGFLKCSARREMELMKTHQALKEKKERVEEKKPLRFLFKREKPAPRPETPVVDEPPHGDEERELAVIFLQKLLRGRSIQNQMFEGKEKRLELIQELRTTHALQREEQELQKADMQLTLALQRQRDAHTHTASAVEGYQAGVAGAELVDMLDFLSKELIRLQEERRIHAFTLLAERDRRLREAEESGRRQVEERRRREEDEIFRQVVRVHQETVDLYLEDIILGTLEQTADEQAREEIRRQAQEVNNIAHALEDISNLQSEEIVAELVYSFLIPEVQKTSVMDRVRQSQRRHLQAAHQIIHGASDSSGAPLGPLGTPRPSSPSDRASRRLLEEMLCQVQQHEEQERGANREEK, from the exons ATGAGTTTTTCTGTTACTCGCACCTTTCATAAACAACATGAAGGAAATACAGGTTTTAGACAACAGCGTGTGCACGACTACCTGTATG ACCCCGTGTACACAGTGTCTGGAGAAATCGACCATGCAAGGGCGAGTTTCAAGGCACATGCATCTGTGGATCGTGTG AGAAGAGTTCCAGAATTTGGGTCAATGTTCAGCCACCTACCGCACTACCCACGCTATGCACTGTGTCTGGACACTACTGACCCCGTGCCTGCCTTTATCGACCGCCGCTGGAGAGGGCACACAGAGCGACGCAAGGAGACACTGCAGCAGCTGGCTGg aaccCTCCCAGGTGGTCATCTCCATGCCAGGGGGACTGAGCATGGCAGTGTAACGGGTGCTGAACGTTGGAAGTTCTTTAAACG ccccctgatTCCGTTCTCCCAGCAAGTCCCAGCAGATGTGGTGTTTGCCCTACCAAA AGCTAAATCCTACTCAACTGAGGAGAAGGGTACTGAGAGGCCGCTCACACCAGTCCAGCGCACGGTGGGGGTGCAGACTGACTACAGGGACAGTGAGGCCCAGACGGACCCCTATACTCCAGAGTATGTGGTACGACCTGGAACTGCCCCCCCAGAGCTGCTGACTCTGGCCACACTGACCTGGG GTCGGGGTCTGCCGGCGGGCTTGGCCGAGGTGGAGATGATCGAGCGGGCACGGGCCAAGAGGGCCTGGGAGGCCACGCTGCCCCCCCTGAACGACCTGAGCCAGCtggacaagaggaggaggatgatggaccagatggagaggaaggagtgGGCCTTCAGGGAGGACGAGATACagaa GCTGCAGGAGGCACGTCTGGCCCTGCTGATGGAGCTCCTGCAGCAGAGGGAGGAATCGCAGGAGGAGACCAAGGTGCAGAGGCTGGACCTGAAGTACTCCCAGCTCCAGGCGGACAAGCAAGCGCGCCTACAGAAGATACACAACAACTACGTCCTGT CGTTAAGGAAGCTGACTGCAAAGAGGAGGAATGTGGAGGGGAAGCTGGAGTGCCGTGACATCATCAGGGACTACACAGACTACTCGTCCCAGACATACGCACCTCTGTCACGTATGGGCCTGTTTCTTGACCGTCCCTCCCAATCCCACGTGGTCAGGAGCCGCTACCATGACACCTACGAAG gtctggtggagctggaggcaggACTTCCTGCGTCTGTGATGGAGCCAAGAGTGAAAGCTCCCAAACCCAAAACCAGCAAGGGCTTTCTAAAATGCTCGGCACGCAGAGAGATGGAGTTAATGAAGACACACCAG GCTCTGAAGGAAAAGAaggaaagggtggaggagaagaagccTCTTCGTTTTCTCTTCAAGAGAGAGAAGCCTGCACCCAGACCAGAGACCCCAGTGGTGGATGAGCCCCCTCAT ggggatgaggagagagagctggccgTCATCTTCCTGCAGAAACTGCTGAGGGGGAGAAGCATTCAGaaccag atgttTGAGGGGAAGGAGAAGCGTCTGGAGCTGATTCAGGAGCTGAGGACGACTCACGCCctgcagagagaggaacaggagctgcAGAAAGCAGACATGCAGCTCACGCTAGCCctgcagaggcagagggacgcgcacacacacacg GCGTCCGCGGTGGAGGGTTACCAAGCCGGCGTTGCGGGGGCGGAACTAGTGGACATGCTGGACTTCCTCTCAAAAGAGCTGATTCGCCTGCAAGAGGAGCGCAGGATCCACGCCTTCACGCTATTAGCTGAGAGGGACCGCCGCCTCCGTGAAGCTGAGGAAAGTGGGCGGAGACAGGTGGAGGAGCGCAGACGACGGGAGGAGGACGAGATAttcagacag GTGGTAAGGGTACATCAGGAGACGGTGGACCTGTACCTGGAAGACATTATCCTGGGGACCCTGGAGCAGACGGCTGACGAGCAGGCCAGGGAGGAGATCCGCAGGCAGGCCCAGGAGGTCAACAACATTGCCCATGCTCTGGAGGACAT AAGCAATCTCCAGTCAGAGGAGATAGTAGCAGAGCTGGTGTACAGCTTCCTTATCCCTGAAGTCCAAAAGACGAGCGTTATGGATCGAG TGCGTCAGAGCCAGCGTAGACACCTGCAGGCAGCCCACCAAATCATCCACGGAGCCTCCGACAGTTCCGGAGCCCCTCTTGGCCCACTGGGAACCCCacgaccctcctccccctcggacCGAGCTTCCAGACGTCTCCTGGAGGAGATGCTCTGCCAGGTTCAGCAGCAtgaggaacaggagagaggagccaACAGAGAGGAGAAATAG
- the nr1i2 gene encoding nuclear receptor subfamily 1 group I member 2 isoform X1: MSKGNFSEQTPCQSTAEEEEEEEEEEEEEEEEESKICQVCGDQATGYHFNAMTCEGCKGFFRRSMKRIMPLRCPLQKKCVITKNNRRQCQACRLRKCQAIGMLKELIMSDEAVEKRRRGIKRKRLGRAPVLLTPQQEAIIQELVTAHHNTFDITFSCFNGFRPIDRNLNPMFPYNQSASQAVTRQTGYCRSEEESASKSSSPSLTSSSSLTSSSSPTSSFLSSPFTLIDGEDKGAGVGAEKTTVFSTLPHVADLTTYMIQNIISFAKGLPSFRALAIEDQISLLKGATFEMSQIRFNMLFNSRTGMWECGPLTYCMDDAVRAGFQRHLLDPLMRFHYTLKNLGLQEVEYVLMKAIALFSPDRVGVTNRDVIDSLQERLAFTLKTHIDSKRKGPDKHLLYPKVMACLTEMRTMNEEYTKQVLQIQDIQPDVSPLILEVVSKDL; this comes from the exons ATGAGTAAGGGCAACTTTAGTGAGCAGACCCCCTGTCAAAgcacagcagaggaggaggaggaggaagaggaagaggaagaagaagaagaagaagaagagtctAAGATCTGCCAGGTGTGTGGTGACCAGGCCACCGGCTACCACTTTAATGCCATGACCTGTGAAGGCTGCAAAGGTTTCTTTAG GCGAAGTATGAAGCGCATCATGCCATTGCGCTGCCCCCTCCAGAAAAAGTGTGTCATCACCAAGAACAACCGCAGGCAGTGCCAAGCCTGCAGACTCCGCAAGTGCCAGGCCATAGGCATGCTCAAAGAAT TGATTATGTCTGATGAGGcggtggagaagaggaggaggggcatcAAAAGGAAGAGGCTGGGCAGGGCTCCTGTCCTTCTCACACCCCAACAGGAAGCCATCATACAGGAACTGGTCacagcccatcacaacaccttCGACATCACCTTCTCCTGCTTCAACGGGTTTAGA CCCATTGACAGAAACCTCAACCCCATGTTCCCATACAACCAGTCCGCAAGCCAGGCAGTCACTCGTCAGACAGGCTACTGCAGGAGTGAAGAAGAATCAGCCTCCaagagctcctccccctccctaacctcctcctcttccctaacctcctcctcttccccaaccTCTTCCTTTTTGTCATCCCCTTTCACGCTGATTGACGGGGAGGATAAGGGGGCAGGGGTTGGAGCAGAGAAGACCACTGTGTTTAGCACACTGCCTCACGTGGCCGACCTCACGACCTACATGATCCAAAACATCATCAGCTTTGCTAAAGGACTCCCGTCCttcag gGCTTTGGCGATTGAGGACCAGATCTCTCTGTTGAAAGGAGCTACGTTTGAGATGAGTCAGATCCGGTTCAACATGCTGTTCAACTCCAGGACTGGTATGTGGGAGTGTGGGCCACTCACCTACTGCATGGATGACGCTGTCAGAG CTGGTTTCCAACGCCACCTGCTGGACCCTCTCATGCGCTTCCACTACACACTGAAGAACCTGGGGCTGCAGGAAGTGGAGTATGTCCTCATGAAGGCCATCGCCCTCTTCTCTCCAG ATCGTGTGGGCGTGACAAACCGTGATGTTATCGATTCGCTCCAGGAAAGACTTGCCTTTACACTGAAGACTCACATTGACTCAAAGAGAAAGGGGCCGGACAAACA TCTGTTGTATCCCAAGGTGATGGCCTGTCTGACAGAGATGAGGACTATGAATGAGGAGTACACCAAGCAGGTGCTCCAGATCCAGGACATCCAGCCAGATGTGTCCCCTCTCATCCTCGAGGTGGTCAGCAAGGACCTCTAA